In Aliarcobacter faecis, a genomic segment contains:
- a CDS encoding phosphatidylserine decarboxylase translates to MHITNLLSQYFGKFASKKFPSFIQKTINTSYVKLMKLDMTEFKNAKHYKTLNELFTRELLIDRKIDDSANIFISPTDGLITECGKLDFDIALQIKGMKYSVEELLTYYCSDNFDKIENGDFMNFYLSPKDYHRYHAPIDFKLKKLIHVPGKLYPVNLKYLNKEFELFIQNERVILECEAQGKLFYMVFVGALNVGQMVFTFEPQVETNRDTKEIKVYNYDNIEVSKADCLGYFKMGSTVVMIWEKDFVELENLLSKGVKFGQKISNII, encoded by the coding sequence ATGCATATAACAAATCTTTTATCACAATATTTTGGTAAATTTGCAAGTAAGAAATTTCCAAGTTTTATTCAAAAGACTATAAATACAAGTTATGTAAAACTTATGAAACTTGATATGACAGAGTTTAAGAATGCTAAACACTATAAGACATTGAATGAGCTTTTTACAAGAGAGTTATTAATAGATAGAAAAATTGATGATTCTGCAAATATCTTTATCTCTCCAACAGATGGGTTAATAACTGAATGTGGAAAGCTAGATTTTGATATAGCTTTGCAGATAAAGGGCATGAAATATAGTGTTGAGGAGCTTTTAACATACTATTGTAGTGATAACTTTGATAAAATTGAGAATGGAGATTTTATGAATTTTTATCTCTCTCCAAAAGATTATCACAGATATCATGCACCAATAGATTTTAAGCTAAAAAAATTAATTCATGTTCCAGGAAAATTATATCCAGTAAATTTAAAATATCTAAATAAAGAGTTTGAACTTTTTATACAAAATGAGAGAGTAATTTTAGAGTGTGAAGCTCAAGGAAAACTATTTTATATGGTTTTTGTTGGAGCTTTAAATGTTGGACAGATGGTATTTACTTTTGAGCCACAAGTTGAAACAAATAGAGATACAAAAGAGATAAAAGTTTATAATTATGACAATATAGAAGTTTCAAAAGCTGATTGTTTAGGTTATTTTAAAATGGGTTCAACTGTTGTTATGATTTGGGAAAAAGATTTTGTAGAGTTAGAAAATCTTTTAAGTAAAGGTGTGAAATTTGGACAAAAGATTTCAAATATAATTTAA
- a CDS encoding heat-shock regulator, with product MIDKKEFLLQSIIKAYIEHLEPIGSTQLKSMYDLEYSTATIRGYFKKLGDEGFLAQEHISSGRTPTNEALKQYWLGKLNFKLSGINIKALEYLANNIGLTVFLKKEKSDVLQNIINVENRYIILEFTSFAVSIKYSSALYKFLSDFLQSSLKDILKISKDVGAYELYSTINHTLQSSDFEIFNYKEFLSLALNYDFDEFTIDRFLKGSILDELKDGLYFDGFLPQNYMGICKFCKINNEDVKMFVVGELSKDYEYFFEQIKNF from the coding sequence ATGATAGATAAAAAAGAGTTTTTATTACAATCTATTATTAAAGCATACATTGAACACCTTGAACCTATTGGTTCAACTCAATTAAAATCTATGTATGATTTAGAGTACTCAACTGCAACAATTAGAGGATATTTTAAAAAGCTTGGTGATGAGGGATTTTTAGCACAAGAGCATATAAGTAGTGGTAGAACTCCTACAAATGAAGCTTTAAAACAGTATTGGTTAGGAAAACTAAATTTTAAATTATCTGGAATAAATATAAAAGCTTTAGAGTATTTAGCTAATAATATTGGTTTAACTGTTTTTCTAAAAAAAGAGAAAAGCGATGTTTTACAAAATATTATAAATGTTGAAAATAGATATATTATTTTGGAGTTTACGAGTTTTGCAGTTAGCATAAAATATAGTTCTGCTTTATATAAGTTTTTAAGTGATTTTTTACAAAGTTCACTAAAAGATATTTTGAAAATTTCAAAAGATGTTGGAGCTTATGAGCTTTATAGTACAATAAATCATACTTTACAAAGTAGTGATTTTGAAATCTTTAACTATAAAGAATTTTTAAGTCTTGCACTAAATTATGATTTTGATGAGTTTACAATAGATAGATTTCTAAAAGGGTCTATACTTGATGAGTTAAAAGATGGACTCTATTTTGATGGTTTTTTACCACAAAATTATATGGGGATTTGTAAATTCTGCAAAATCAATAATGAAGATGTAAAGATGTTTGTTGTTGGTGAGTTATCAAAAGATTATGAATACTTTTTTGAACAAATTAAAAATTTTTAA
- a CDS encoding EAL domain-containing protein: protein MNTKLFFKIAWLLIVSLLLYIAFVIFFLSPKINNYLSNIELEISKGQFERIVQAINNESRKYEEKEQLIEQVKLIVSSLTLGKAGYIFIFDDKGKIIFDPSGEFSSKSLEDVIIPGVGKKYLYEEMKAHAITKEPLEYEWNRIYDPYNYNYKKISWIVHNDKFNWYIASNVYKDDFLNFTAGVNSLILNISVLLFGVLTLIGVFITVKIVAPINKMLTEVNKINVVSSLDKTEKSKDEIVYLSKQFNTLVDEVEANRKNIEIQEKVFKNRLYIDSLTGIKNRIALEDDIKNCEFVSIVLIDIDSFADINELYGFNVGDLVLVETAKVLNNFSEKFGVTPYRLYGNVFALVNTTMMNFSRYDEFISESLKVFKEKPIYVEKENLELFINVTLGISIAQEDPVKTATIALNKAKKSNKRFFVYNTEIDTKESIKNSIYWREKIKEAIANDCVIPFFQPIFNTENKIVKYEALMRIKDFDMHGKEIFHLPYLFLDTAFKTKQYLNLVNQMLGKIIVLLPTTEKFISFNISFDDIMNNDFIDMLDKYIDKLDIENKAKLVFEILESDSINEYQILDDFVSKYRKQGIKIAIDDFGTGYSNFAHILKIRPDFIKIDGSLIKNITTDKNSSEMVKSIIDFSKALNIKITAEFVHSVEVYKRLLDLKVDEFQGFYLGRPEATIE from the coding sequence ATGAATACAAAACTTTTTTTTAAAATCGCTTGGTTATTAATTGTTAGCCTTTTATTATATATAGCATTTGTTATATTTTTTTTATCTCCCAAAATAAATAATTATTTATCAAATATTGAATTAGAAATATCAAAAGGACAATTTGAAAGAATAGTACAAGCAATAAATAATGAATCAAGAAAATATGAAGAAAAAGAGCAATTAATAGAGCAAGTAAAACTAATAGTTTCTAGTTTAACTTTAGGAAAAGCAGGATACATTTTTATTTTTGATGATAAAGGGAAAATTATTTTTGATCCAAGTGGAGAGTTTTCTTCAAAATCTTTGGAAGATGTAATAATTCCAGGGGTTGGAAAAAAATATCTTTATGAAGAAATGAAAGCCCATGCTATTACAAAAGAGCCACTTGAGTATGAATGGAATAGGATTTATGACCCATATAATTATAACTATAAAAAGATATCTTGGATAGTTCATAATGATAAATTCAACTGGTATATAGCTTCAAATGTATATAAAGATGATTTTTTAAATTTTACTGCAGGGGTTAATTCTTTAATTCTAAATATTTCAGTTCTTCTCTTTGGAGTTTTAACTCTAATTGGAGTTTTTATTACTGTTAAAATAGTTGCTCCTATTAACAAAATGCTAACTGAAGTAAATAAAATAAATGTAGTTTCTAGTTTAGATAAAACAGAAAAATCTAAAGATGAAATAGTTTATTTATCTAAACAATTTAATACTTTAGTTGATGAAGTAGAAGCGAATAGAAAAAATATTGAGATTCAAGAAAAAGTATTTAAAAATAGGCTTTATATAGATTCTTTAACAGGAATTAAAAATAGAATAGCTTTAGAAGATGATATTAAAAATTGTGAGTTTGTTTCTATTGTTTTAATAGATATTGACTCTTTTGCTGATATAAATGAACTTTATGGATTTAATGTTGGTGATTTAGTTTTAGTTGAAACAGCAAAAGTTTTAAATAATTTTTCAGAAAAATTTGGAGTTACTCCTTATCGATTATATGGAAATGTATTTGCTCTTGTAAATACAACAATGATGAATTTTTCAAGATATGATGAGTTTATTAGTGAAAGTTTAAAAGTTTTTAAAGAGAAACCAATATATGTAGAAAAAGAGAATTTGGAGCTTTTTATAAATGTTACTTTGGGAATTTCTATTGCCCAAGAAGACCCTGTAAAAACAGCAACAATAGCTCTAAATAAAGCTAAGAAATCAAATAAAAGATTTTTTGTATATAACACAGAAATAGATACAAAAGAGTCAATTAAGAACTCTATTTATTGGAGAGAAAAGATTAAAGAAGCTATTGCAAATGATTGTGTAATTCCATTTTTTCAACCAATTTTTAATACTGAAAATAAGATTGTAAAATATGAAGCTTTAATGAGAATAAAAGATTTTGATATGCATGGAAAAGAGATATTTCATCTTCCATATCTATTTTTAGATACAGCTTTTAAAACAAAGCAGTATTTAAATCTTGTAAATCAGATGCTAGGAAAGATTATAGTACTTTTGCCAACAACAGAAAAATTTATCTCATTTAATATTAGTTTTGATGATATTATGAATAATGATTTTATAGATATGTTAGATAAATATATAGATAAACTAGATATTGAAAATAAGGCAAAATTGGTTTTTGAGATTTTAGAGAGTGACTCTATAAATGAGTATCAAATTCTTGATGATTTTGTAAGTAAATATAGAAAACAGGGTATAAAAATAGCAATTGATGATTTTGGAACAGGATATTCTAATTTTGCACATATTTTAAAAATTAGGCCAGATTTTATAAAAATTGATGGTTCTTTAATTAAAAATATTACAACAGATAAAAACTCAAGTGAAATGGTAAAATCAATTATTGATTTTTCAAAAGCTTTAAATATTAAAATTACGGCAGAGTTTGTTCATAGTGTAGAAGTTTACAAAAGATTATTAGATTTAAAAGTAGATGAGTTTCAAGGTTTTTATTTAGGAAGACCAGAAGCAACAATAGAGTAG
- the truA gene encoding tRNA pseudouridine(38-40) synthase TruA encodes MNLKFTISYDGSSFFGSQKQPNKATVEDELLKIFKSINIETKIILSGRTDKDVHATKQVFNCEIPEYWSDLEKLKTIINKRVNPSIKIVKIDKVASDFHARFSAKRRVYRYLITQKELNPFNTKYITYVKNVDEELLKNAIKEFIGVYDFKYFHKTGSQKEQTKREIFDTKFYKYRDIYVFRFEANSYLRSQIRLMVGFLLAINDKKLTIDDLKNQLNLTKRSFKTPTISNGLYLAKIKY; translated from the coding sequence TTGAATCTTAAGTTTACAATATCTTATGATGGAAGCTCTTTTTTTGGAAGTCAAAAACAACCAAATAAAGCTACTGTTGAAGATGAGCTTTTAAAAATTTTTAAAAGTATCAATATTGAAACAAAAATTATACTTAGTGGAAGAACTGATAAAGATGTTCATGCTACAAAACAGGTTTTTAATTGTGAAATTCCAGAATATTGGAGTGATTTAGAAAAACTTAAAACTATTATAAATAAAAGAGTAAATCCTAGTATAAAAATAGTAAAAATAGATAAAGTAGCTTCTGATTTTCATGCAAGATTTTCTGCAAAAAGAAGAGTTTATAGATATTTAATTACTCAAAAAGAGTTAAATCCATTTAATACAAAATATATAACTTATGTAAAAAATGTAGATGAAGAGCTTTTAAAAAATGCAATAAAAGAGTTTATAGGAGTTTATGATTTTAAATATTTTCATAAAACAGGAAGCCAAAAAGAGCAGACAAAAAGAGAGATTTTTGATACAAAATTTTATAAATATAGAGATATTTATGTTTTTAGATTTGAAGCAAACTCTTATTTGAGAAGTCAAATTAGGCTTATGGTTGGATTCTTACTAGCAATAAATGACAAAAAATTAACAATAGATGATTTAAAAAATCAATTAAATCTTACAAAAAGAAGTTTCAAAACTCCTACAATATCAAATGGATTATATCTAGCAAAAATAAAATATTAG
- a CDS encoding ATP-dependent zinc protease family protein produces MSQLQIIGRIEPISILDLELFDLDSKIDTGAYSNSLHCDDITIKDEFVTFRLLDKVHPAYHNKIVQMPLYIEKKVKSSNGTIQKRAFIQVKVKFANKTYKTIVSLTNRADMKYPMLIGRKFLKNRFLVDVSKKNLTR; encoded by the coding sequence ATGTCACAACTACAAATAATAGGAAGAATTGAACCAATATCAATTTTGGATTTAGAACTTTTTGATTTAGATTCAAAAATTGATACAGGTGCCTATTCTAACTCTCTACATTGTGATGATATAACTATAAAAGATGAATTTGTAACTTTTAGACTCTTAGATAAAGTTCATCCAGCATATCATAATAAAATAGTACAAATGCCACTTTATATTGAGAAAAAAGTGAAGAGTTCAAATGGAACTATACAAAAAAGAGCATTTATTCAAGTAAAAGTAAAATTTGCAAATAAAACTTATAAAACTATAGTCTCTTTGACAAATCGTGCTGATATGAAATATCCAATGTTAATTGGAAGAAAATTTCTCAAAAATCGTTTTTTAGTTGATGTATCAAAAAAGAATTTAACAAGATAG
- a CDS encoding LptF/LptG family permease yields MRLNNYLHSQLAITFFPIFLGLFFITSVVFLVKIVSLTSVIKMNFIELFQLYSYTIPQILLFTLPISYFLSLAISISKLSSEYEMAVITAFGISPIKVIKLYFPVTLLISLSLLVVTLGLIPKTKYLMNEFIDYKKNEANFNIKESEFGQKFGDWLIFIDKKEDKIYKNVKLFKNENAKEQLIISDKAILDNDKGYLTFKLTDGTIFDMNNNELNQINYETMYINEIVENNSLFTFTTSLNYWIISLKHNLDNESFVFFILTSIFPLISLFFVVTFGYFNPRYEKNRTVAYSIVAIIFYYVLIKYLGDRLLLHSLYIIPILWIVLGYLLYSKTTKKEY; encoded by the coding sequence TTGAGATTAAATAACTATTTACATTCGCAACTTGCAATTACATTTTTTCCAATATTTTTGGGACTATTTTTTATTACTTCAGTTGTATTTCTGGTAAAAATAGTATCTTTGACTTCAGTTATTAAAATGAATTTTATTGAATTATTTCAATTATATTCATATACAATACCACAGATTCTATTATTTACATTACCTATATCTTACTTTTTGTCATTAGCAATCAGCATATCTAAATTGTCAAGTGAATATGAAATGGCAGTTATAACGGCTTTTGGTATTAGTCCAATTAAGGTCATTAAATTATATTTTCCAGTTACACTTTTAATTTCTCTATCTTTACTTGTAGTGACATTAGGATTAATTCCAAAAACAAAATATTTAATGAATGAATTTATTGATTATAAAAAGAATGAGGCAAATTTTAATATAAAAGAGAGTGAATTTGGTCAGAAATTTGGTGATTGGCTAATTTTTATTGATAAGAAAGAAGATAAAATATATAAAAATGTTAAACTTTTTAAAAATGAGAATGCTAAAGAACAATTAATAATAAGTGATAAAGCTATTTTAGATAATGATAAAGGATATTTAACTTTTAAACTAACAGATGGAACTATATTTGATATGAATAATAATGAATTAAATCAAATAAATTATGAAACAATGTATATAAACGAAATAGTTGAGAATAATTCATTATTTACATTTACAACAAGTCTTAATTATTGGATTATTAGTTTAAAGCATAATTTAGATAATGAATCATTTGTATTTTTTATTTTGACCTCTATTTTTCCTTTGATATCTTTGTTTTTTGTAGTAACTTTTGGATATTTTAATCCAAGATATGAAAAAAATAGGACAGTTGCTTATTCTATTGTTGCTATTATCTTTTATTATGTATTAATAAAATATTTAGGAGATAGACTTTTACTTCATTCTTTATATATTATTCCTATTTTATGGATAGTTTTGGGTTATCTTTTATATAGTAAAACTACAAAAAAAGAGTACTGA
- the dnaK gene encoding molecular chaperone DnaK yields MSKVIGIDLGTTNSCVAVYENGEAKIIPNKEGKNTTPSIVAFTDKGEILVGDPAKRQAITNPEKTIYSIKRIMGLMMNEPNAKAAQSKVGYKIVDRNGAAAVEIAGKVYTPQEISAKILGKLKADAEEYLGAKVTDAVITVPAYFNDAQRKATQEAGTIAGLNVLRIINEPTAASLAYGLDKKGEEKVLVYDLGGGTFDVTVLEIGDGTFEVLSTDGNAFLGGDDFDNRIIDWLAKEFKDENGFDVKNDKMALQRLKDAAENAKKELSSAESTEINLPFISMGSAGPIHLVKSLTRAKFESMTEDLIDETLAHIKVALKEANLEKGDIDEIIMVGGSTRLPKANQVVRDFFGKDLNKGVNPDEVVAAGAAVQAGVLRGDVKDVLLLDVTPLSLGIETLGGVMTKLIEKGTTIPVKKSQVFSTADDNQPAVSIHVCQGEREFAKDNKSLGMFELSDIPAAPRGVPQIEVTFDIDANGVLNVSAKDKGTGKENKITISGSSGLSDDEIAKMVAEAEANKETDAKKKALIETRNQADAMLHSTRKTLEENENVISEDEKKAIIDAAADLEAILKDDNATKEQIEEKLKVLTEKSHKLAEAMYKKEGEQGQGQANQKAKKDDDDVIDAEVE; encoded by the coding sequence ATGAGTAAAGTTATAGGTATAGATTTAGGGACAACAAACTCTTGTGTTGCAGTTTATGAAAATGGAGAAGCAAAAATTATTCCAAATAAAGAGGGAAAAAATACAACTCCATCAATTGTTGCATTTACAGATAAAGGTGAAATTTTAGTTGGTGATCCAGCAAAAAGACAAGCAATTACAAACCCTGAAAAAACAATTTATTCTATTAAAAGAATTATGGGTTTAATGATGAATGAACCAAATGCAAAAGCGGCACAAAGCAAAGTTGGATATAAAATTGTAGATAGAAATGGTGCTGCAGCAGTTGAAATTGCTGGAAAAGTTTATACTCCACAAGAAATCTCTGCAAAAATTTTAGGAAAATTAAAAGCTGATGCAGAGGAGTATTTAGGAGCAAAAGTTACAGATGCAGTTATTACAGTTCCTGCATATTTTAATGATGCACAAAGAAAAGCTACTCAAGAAGCAGGAACAATTGCAGGATTAAATGTACTAAGAATTATCAATGAACCAACAGCGGCTTCATTAGCTTATGGTTTAGATAAAAAAGGTGAAGAGAAAGTTTTAGTTTACGATTTAGGTGGAGGAACTTTTGACGTTACAGTTTTAGAGATTGGTGATGGGACATTTGAGGTTTTAAGTACAGATGGAAATGCTTTCTTAGGTGGAGATGATTTTGATAATAGAATTATTGATTGGTTAGCAAAAGAGTTTAAAGATGAAAATGGTTTTGATGTTAAAAATGACAAAATGGCGCTTCAAAGATTAAAAGATGCAGCTGAAAATGCTAAAAAAGAGTTAAGTAGTGCTGAATCAACAGAGATTAATTTACCATTTATCTCTATGGGAAGTGCTGGACCAATCCACCTAGTAAAATCTCTAACTAGAGCAAAATTTGAGTCTATGACAGAAGATTTAATTGATGAAACTTTAGCTCATATCAAAGTTGCATTAAAAGAAGCAAACCTTGAAAAAGGTGATATTGATGAAATTATTATGGTTGGTGGAAGTACAAGATTACCAAAAGCAAACCAAGTTGTAAGAGATTTCTTTGGAAAAGATTTAAATAAAGGTGTAAATCCAGATGAGGTAGTTGCTGCTGGAGCTGCTGTTCAAGCTGGAGTTTTAAGAGGAGATGTAAAAGATGTTCTTTTACTTGATGTTACACCATTAAGCTTAGGAATTGAAACTTTAGGTGGAGTTATGACAAAACTTATTGAGAAAGGAACAACTATTCCAGTTAAAAAATCTCAAGTTTTCTCAACAGCTGATGATAATCAACCAGCAGTTTCAATCCATGTTTGTCAAGGAGAAAGAGAGTTTGCAAAAGATAATAAATCTTTAGGAATGTTTGAACTTTCTGATATTCCAGCAGCTCCAAGAGGTGTTCCTCAAATTGAAGTAACATTTGATATTGATGCAAATGGTGTTTTAAATGTAAGTGCAAAAGATAAAGGAACAGGAAAAGAGAATAAAATTACAATCTCTGGAAGTTCAGGATTAAGTGATGATGAAATTGCAAAAATGGTAGCTGAAGCTGAAGCAAATAAAGAGACTGATGCTAAGAAAAAAGCTTTAATTGAGACAAGAAACCAAGCTGATGCAATGTTACATAGCACTAGAAAAACTTTAGAAGAGAATGAAAATGTAATTAGTGAAGATGAGAAAAAAGCTATTATTGATGCTGCAGCTGATTTAGAAGCAATTTTAAAAGATGATAATGCAACAAAAGAGCAAATTGAAGAGAAATTAAAAGTTTTAACAGAAAAATCTCATAAATTAGCTGAAGCTATGTACAAAAAAGAGGGTGAGCAAGGACAAGGTCAAGCAAACCAAAAAGCAAAAAAAGATGATGATGATGTTATCGACGCAGAAGTAGAGTAA
- the mltA gene encoding murein transglycosylase A, whose protein sequence is MKNLIFIILAIFLISGCSKKQEQIPQSPVIEKDKEVVIEDLEHKIENGMKKVSFLEIDGFFDDDLNHALEVFKKDCKKSKRYDEFKNVCKKAEFENDGRRFFISNFEPYKLFDSKAKDEGTITGYYEPLLYGSLKKSARYKYPIYKTPKNLIVTDGVNSNGSKRGKIVKNKIVPYDTREQIEKNPKNPNLVPIAYVDDKFDLFFLHIQGSGKIKLDTGELINVGYAEQNGWPYISIGSYLIEKNYITKDEMSVQAMKDFFKANPKIMDEVFKSNPSYIFFRVSESGATGALNTVLTAKRNLAVDRSYIPLGMPVFLSTKNPVTKEPINQMMVAADVGGAIKGEIRADFFWGFGDDAFNYAGRMKEKGKMYILKPKY, encoded by the coding sequence ATGAAAAATTTAATATTTATAATTTTAGCTATATTTTTAATAAGTGGATGTTCAAAAAAACAAGAGCAAATTCCACAATCACCAGTTATAGAAAAAGATAAAGAGGTGGTAATAGAAGATTTAGAACATAAAATTGAAAATGGTATGAAAAAAGTTTCTTTTTTAGAAATTGATGGCTTTTTTGATGATGATTTAAATCATGCTTTAGAGGTTTTTAAAAAAGATTGTAAAAAATCAAAAAGATATGATGAGTTTAAAAATGTTTGTAAAAAAGCAGAGTTTGAAAATGATGGAAGAAGATTTTTTATCTCAAATTTTGAGCCTTATAAACTTTTTGATAGTAAAGCGAAAGATGAAGGTACAATTACAGGTTATTATGAGCCACTTTTATATGGAAGCTTAAAAAAAAGTGCTAGATATAAATATCCAATTTATAAAACACCAAAAAACTTAATAGTTACGGATGGAGTAAATTCAAATGGAAGTAAAAGAGGGAAAATTGTAAAAAATAAGATTGTTCCTTATGATACAAGAGAGCAGATAGAAAAAAATCCAAAAAACCCAAATTTAGTTCCAATTGCTTATGTTGATGATAAATTCGATTTATTTTTCTTACATATTCAAGGTAGTGGAAAAATAAAACTTGATACAGGAGAGCTCATAAATGTGGGTTATGCTGAACAGAATGGTTGGCCATATATTAGTATTGGTTCATATTTGATTGAGAAAAACTATATCACAAAAGATGAGATGAGTGTTCAAGCTATGAAAGATTTTTTCAAAGCGAATCCAAAAATAATGGATGAAGTTTTTAAATCAAATCCTAGCTATATCTTTTTTAGAGTCTCTGAAAGTGGTGCAACAGGAGCTTTAAATACTGTTTTAACAGCAAAAAGGAATTTAGCAGTAGATAGAAGCTATATTCCTCTTGGAATGCCAGTATTTTTAAGTACAAAAAATCCTGTTACAAAAGAGCCTATAAATCAAATGATGGTTGCAGCTGATGTTGGTGGAGCAATCAAAGGTGAAATAAGAGCAGACTTTTTTTGGGGATTTGGTGATGATGCTTTTAATTATGCTGGAAGAATGAAAGAGAAAGGGAAAATGTATATTTTAAAACCAAAATATTAA
- the grpE gene encoding nucleotide exchange factor GrpE, with translation MSEIKQDELVNEELEKTENCCETQECSEVKEESLEDVVSRLEDELKQSEDKFLRVHADFENIKKRLEKEKFMAIDYASEKFAKDLLAPLDTLEMALQSANANISAEELLPKLKEGIELTIKSFLTTFEKHNITKVATDGEFDPNVHNAVMQVDSENHESGQIVAELQKGYLLKDRLLRPSMVSIAN, from the coding sequence ATGAGTGAAATAAAGCAAGATGAATTAGTAAATGAAGAGTTAGAAAAGACAGAAAATTGTTGTGAAACACAAGAGTGCAGTGAAGTAAAAGAGGAGAGTTTAGAAGATGTTGTTTCTAGACTTGAAGATGAATTAAAACAGAGTGAAGATAAGTTTTTAAGAGTTCATGCTGATTTTGAGAATATCAAAAAAAGACTTGAAAAAGAGAAGTTTATGGCTATTGATTATGCAAGTGAAAAATTTGCAAAAGATTTATTAGCTCCACTTGATACTTTAGAGATGGCTTTACAATCGGCAAATGCTAATATTAGTGCAGAAGAGCTACTTCCTAAATTAAAAGAGGGAATAGAGCTTACAATTAAAAGCTTTTTAACTACTTTTGAAAAACATAATATCACAAAAGTTGCAACTGATGGTGAGTTTGACCCAAATGTTCATAATGCAGTTATGCAAGTGGATAGTGAAAATCATGAAAGTGGACAAATAGTTGCAGAGTTACAAAAGGGTTATTTATTAAAAGATAGACTTTTACGACCATCAATGGTAAGTATAGCAAATTAA
- a CDS encoding di-trans,poly-cis-decaprenylcistransferase produces MNSQNPPKHIAIIMDGNGRWAKKQGLKRTAGHEEGAKVVRNITIHCAKLGVKYLTLYAFSTENWSRPKLEVEYLMRLLEKYLKNELDTFLQNGIRFKAIGDLSKFSKSLQNTIKEIEEKTANNLGLTQVLALNYGSKDEILRAIKKLNEKNLEVTEKNFEACLDTAGFSEVDLLIRTSGEVRLSNYLLWQNAYAEMFFTNTLWPDFTTNELDNIIEDFNKRQRRFGGV; encoded by the coding sequence ATGAATAGCCAAAATCCCCCAAAACATATTGCAATAATTATGGATGGAAATGGAAGATGGGCAAAAAAACAAGGACTTAAAAGAACAGCAGGTCATGAAGAGGGTGCAAAAGTTGTGCGAAATATCACAATACATTGTGCAAAATTAGGAGTTAAATATCTTACTTTATATGCTTTTTCAACTGAAAATTGGTCAAGACCAAAACTTGAAGTTGAATATCTTATGAGACTTTTAGAAAAATATCTAAAAAATGAGTTAGATACATTTTTACAAAATGGAATAAGATTTAAAGCTATTGGAGATTTAAGTAAGTTTTCAAAATCTTTACAAAATACAATAAAAGAGATAGAGGAGAAAACAGCAAATAATTTGGGGCTTACTCAGGTATTAGCTTTAAATTATGGTTCAAAAGATGAGATTTTACGAGCCATAAAAAAGTTAAATGAGAAAAATTTAGAAGTAACAGAAAAAAATTTTGAAGCTTGTCTTGATACAGCAGGATTTAGTGAAGTTGATTTACTTATAAGAACAAGTGGTGAAGTAAGACTTTCAAACTATCTTTTATGGCAAAATGCTTATGCAGAGATGTTTTTTACAAATACTTTGTGGCCTGATTTTACTACAAATGAGTTAGATAATATAATCGAAGATTTTAATAAAAGGCAAAGAAGATTTGGCGGAGTTTAA
- a CDS encoding prepilin peptidase: MAEFNILQIILFTIFTINLIVLSFYDLKYKAVPDYLLLIALILSFFITKFEFLEALKNAFICVGAIVLLNFLVTFYIQNIKSRILKDESLKTQTALGEGDIPIIASIGVILGLELTVFAILLGAIIAIIQAIYLKFIKKESEIPFIPSLALGFFIEYFFNLSSIFKDFY, encoded by the coding sequence TTGGCGGAGTTTAATATTTTACAAATTATACTTTTTACAATATTTACTATAAATTTAATCGTTTTATCTTTTTATGATTTAAAGTATAAAGCAGTACCTGATTATTTGCTTTTAATAGCTTTGATTTTATCTTTTTTTATTACAAAATTTGAGTTTTTAGAAGCTTTAAAAAATGCTTTTATTTGTGTTGGAGCTATTGTTTTATTAAATTTCTTAGTTACTTTTTATATACAAAATATAAAATCAAGAATTTTAAAAGATGAGAGTTTAAAAACACAAACTGCTTTAGGAGAGGGAGATATACCTATTATTGCTTCTATTGGAGTGATTTTAGGTTTAGAACTTACAGTTTTTGCTATTCTTTTAGGTGCAATAATTGCTATAATACAAGCAATTTATCTTAAATTTATCAAAAAAGAGAGTGAAATCCCATTTATTCCATCATTGGCTTTGGGATTTTTTATAGAGTATTTTTTTAACTTATCATCAATTTTTAAGGATTTTTATTGA